A genome region from Amblyraja radiata isolate CabotCenter1 chromosome 32, sAmbRad1.1.pri, whole genome shotgun sequence includes the following:
- the LOC116991097 gene encoding zinc finger protein 239-like, whose amino-acid sequence MENHMMGHNKEKRYECDVCGKAWQKPSQLETHRWEHTGERPFDCSECGKSFIHYNNLLQHNLVRSGERPFTCSDCGKSFKTANHLKRHRQVHTGEKPYGCSTCGKSFAQLSGLWDHRRVHSSERPFTCSDCGKGFKSSKHLKVHRRLHASERRYTCSDCGKGFTQSNNLLSHQRTHTGERLYTCAKCGKGFT is encoded by the coding sequence ATGGAGAACCACAtgatggggcacaacaaggagaagcgttatgagtgcgacgtgtgtggcaaggcctggcagaagccgagccagctggagacccaccggtgggagcacacaggagaacgcccctttGACTGCTCGGAGTGTGGCAAGAGCTTTATCCACTACAAcaacctgctgcagcacaacctTGTGCGCTCCGGCGAGAGGcctttcacctgctccgactgcggcaagagcttcaagacggcgaatcACCTGAAGAGGCACCggcaggtgcacacgggcgagaagccctatggctgctccacctgtggcaagagctttgcccagttgtcggggctgtgggatcaccggcgggtgcacagtagtgagcggcccttcacttgctccgactgcggcaaaggcttcaagtcatccaagcacctgaaggtgcacaggcgcctgcacgccAGCGAGCGccgctacacctgcagcgactgcggcaaaggcttcacccagtccaacaacctgctgtcccaccagcgcacccacaccggcgagcgtctctATACCTGCGccaagtgcggcaagggcttcacc